A genomic stretch from Burkholderia pyrrocinia includes:
- a CDS encoding RcnB family protein, translating into MKKMHCMMLAALIAAGFAAPAAMAQDHGNYDKHDNHGMHRGHGPKHMPPGQAMHREDDVPPRWADQPRRDWHKGDRLPDEFRDRQYVIDDWRGYHLSPPPRGYHWVGVGGDHLLVQIGSGIVLQIGQ; encoded by the coding sequence ATGAAGAAGATGCACTGCATGATGCTGGCCGCGCTGATCGCGGCGGGTTTTGCCGCGCCGGCCGCAATGGCGCAGGATCACGGCAACTACGACAAGCACGACAATCACGGCATGCATCGCGGCCATGGCCCGAAACACATGCCGCCCGGCCAGGCGATGCACCGCGAGGACGACGTGCCGCCGCGCTGGGCCGACCAGCCGCGCCGCGACTGGCACAAGGGCGACCGGCTGCCCGACGAATTCCGCGACCGCCAGTACGTGATCGACGACTGGCGCGGCTACCACCTGAGCCCGCCGCCGCGCGGTTATCACTGGGTCGGCGTGGGCGGCGATCACCTGCTCGTGCAGATCGGCTCGGGCATCGTGCTGCAGATCGGCCAGTAA
- the msbA gene encoding lipid A export permease/ATP-binding protein MsbA, with amino-acid sequence MDGTGTSPVTVLKRLWPYIRPLIGIVVLAVMTMGVVAATEAGIPALLKPLLDHGFGAHGSDNAKWYVPIAVIGLALVRGVSQYASNYLLNYVSNRILLQLRLEMFQRMLHTSASFFQRETASTVINAIVFEVNQILSVLTGVMVTLVRDSLTVIFLLGYLFYLNWRLTLIVAVILPGIGWLVSKINRRLRRLNREHQTLTNELSYIVEETVGGYKVVKVHNGEAYEMDRFTSMSKRLRGYAMRMTISGGLAQPLTQFLASIALAVVITIAVVQSTNDQTTVGGFVAFVTSMLLVISPLKHLIDVNQPLQRGMTAAELIFGLIDEPAEPQGGGRPLPQARGEIEFRGVSFDYGAAERPTLDRISFKVAPGEMIALAGPSGSGKTTLVNLLPRFFDPTDGAILVDGVPVADYDLHALRSQMAMVSQDVVLFNDTIAANVAYGQTPDRVRVQAALEAANLADAVAAMPDGLDTLVGGNGMRLSGGQRQRLAIARAIYKDAPILILDEATSALDSESERHVQAALERLMEGRTTLVIAHRLSTIERADRILVLEAGKIVEEGSHDELLRHGGLYAHLHRIQYQQQAA; translated from the coding sequence ATGGACGGCACCGGCACCTCGCCGGTCACGGTCCTGAAGCGCCTGTGGCCGTACATCCGGCCGCTCATCGGCATCGTGGTGCTCGCCGTGATGACGATGGGCGTCGTCGCGGCCACCGAAGCCGGCATTCCGGCGCTGCTCAAGCCGCTGCTCGACCATGGCTTCGGCGCACACGGCAGCGACAACGCGAAATGGTACGTACCGATCGCGGTGATCGGCCTCGCGCTCGTGCGCGGCGTATCGCAGTACGCATCGAATTACCTGCTCAACTACGTATCGAACCGCATCCTGCTGCAACTCCGGCTCGAGATGTTCCAGCGGATGCTCCACACGAGCGCGTCGTTCTTCCAGCGCGAAACCGCGAGCACGGTGATCAACGCGATCGTGTTCGAGGTCAACCAGATCCTGTCGGTGCTGACCGGCGTGATGGTCACGCTGGTGCGCGATTCGCTGACGGTGATCTTCCTGCTCGGCTACCTGTTCTACCTGAACTGGCGGCTCACGCTGATCGTCGCGGTGATCCTGCCCGGCATCGGCTGGCTCGTCAGCAAGATCAACCGCCGCCTGCGCCGCCTGAACCGCGAGCACCAGACGCTGACCAACGAGTTGTCGTACATCGTCGAGGAGACGGTCGGCGGCTACAAGGTCGTCAAGGTGCACAACGGCGAAGCGTACGAGATGGACCGCTTCACGTCGATGAGCAAGCGCCTGCGCGGCTACGCGATGCGCATGACGATCTCGGGCGGTCTCGCGCAGCCGCTCACGCAGTTCCTCGCGTCGATCGCGCTCGCGGTCGTGATCACGATCGCGGTCGTGCAGTCGACCAACGACCAGACGACGGTCGGCGGCTTCGTCGCGTTCGTCACGTCGATGCTGCTGGTGATTTCTCCGCTCAAGCACCTGATCGACGTCAACCAGCCGCTGCAGCGCGGGATGACGGCCGCCGAGCTGATCTTCGGGCTGATCGACGAGCCGGCCGAGCCGCAGGGCGGCGGCCGGCCGCTGCCGCAGGCGCGCGGCGAGATCGAGTTCCGCGGCGTGTCGTTCGACTACGGCGCAGCCGAGCGGCCGACGCTCGACCGCATCTCGTTCAAGGTCGCGCCGGGCGAGATGATCGCGCTCGCGGGCCCGTCCGGCAGCGGCAAGACGACGCTCGTGAACCTGCTGCCGCGCTTCTTCGATCCGACGGACGGCGCGATCCTGGTCGACGGCGTGCCGGTTGCCGACTACGACCTCCACGCGCTGCGCAGCCAGATGGCGATGGTCAGCCAGGACGTCGTGCTGTTCAACGACACGATCGCCGCGAACGTCGCATACGGGCAGACACCCGACCGCGTGCGCGTGCAGGCCGCGCTCGAGGCCGCGAACCTCGCCGACGCGGTCGCCGCGATGCCCGACGGGCTCGATACGCTCGTCGGCGGCAACGGGATGCGGCTGTCCGGCGGCCAGCGCCAGCGGCTCGCGATCGCGCGCGCGATCTATAAGGACGCGCCGATCCTGATCCTGGACGAAGCGACGTCGGCGCTCGATTCGGAATCGGAGCGCCACGTGCAGGCCGCGCTCGAACGGCTGATGGAAGGGCGCACGACGCTCGTGATCGCGCACCGGCTGTCGACGATCGAGCGGGCGGACCGCATCCTCGTGCTCGAAGCCGGCAAGATCGTCGAAGAGGGCAGCCACGACGAACTGCTGCGCCACGGCGGCCTCTATGCGCATCTGCACCGGATCCAGTACCAGCAGCAGGCGGCGTGA
- a CDS encoding glycosyltransferase family 2 protein, which yields MAEPSLGVALIALNASARLAQCLDALSFADDVVVIDGGSTDDTVAIAQAHGARVIVERDWPGFGPQKNRALDALGTDWILSLDTDEIVSPELAQSIRDAIRAPAAQVYALDRLSSFCGQWIHHSGWYPDWVPRLFRRGAARFSDDLVHERLVFDTAAQRLPGKLMHYSYEDFETVVRKLDAYSTAGARQRRAAGQRGGFGKALARGAWAFVRTYVLRRGFLDGRAGFMIAVFNAETVYYRFLKLGHGPAR from the coding sequence ATGGCTGAACCCTCCCTCGGCGTCGCCCTCATCGCCCTCAACGCGTCCGCGCGGCTCGCCCAGTGCCTCGATGCGCTGTCGTTCGCCGACGATGTCGTCGTCATCGACGGCGGCAGCACCGACGATACCGTCGCGATCGCGCAGGCGCACGGCGCGCGCGTGATCGTCGAGCGCGACTGGCCGGGCTTCGGCCCGCAGAAGAACCGCGCGCTCGACGCGCTCGGCACCGACTGGATCCTGTCGCTCGATACCGACGAAATCGTCAGCCCGGAGCTCGCGCAGTCGATCCGCGACGCGATCCGCGCGCCGGCCGCGCAGGTCTATGCGCTGGACCGGCTATCGAGCTTCTGCGGCCAGTGGATCCATCACAGCGGCTGGTATCCCGACTGGGTGCCACGCCTGTTCCGGCGCGGCGCCGCGCGTTTCTCGGACGATCTCGTGCACGAGCGCCTCGTGTTCGATACCGCCGCGCAGCGCCTGCCCGGCAAGCTGATGCACTACTCGTACGAGGATTTCGAAACCGTCGTGCGCAAGCTCGACGCGTATTCGACGGCCGGCGCGCGCCAGCGCCGCGCGGCCGGCCAGCGCGGCGGCTTCGGCAAGGCACTCGCGCGCGGCGCCTGGGCGTTCGTGCGCACCTACGTGCTGCGGCGCGGGTTCCTCGACGGCCGCGCGGGCTTCATGATCGCCGTGTTCAACGCGGAGACCGTGTATTACCGCTTCCTGAAGCTCGGCCACGGACCGGCGCGCTGA